ACCCCCATATCAAAAATGCCATGATAAATTAAACTTCTAATACCAATCTGGTCTAAACTGAGCAGAGGTTGCTCCTGGTGCAGAAAAGTAAAGGTCTGTGTATTTCCTCCACCCATGTAGTAAACCAGCTCATGTCTTTAACTGGTTTAATCTACCAAGCTGAAGAGTGCCcgctggtttagtacatgggtgaagCAAATACACAGTTCAGACCtggtttctggacctggttttgctGTCTCTGCTGAACCTCAGCTCATGTTTTCCCTCTCTGCATGGAGCCAACAGCGACACGGCACCATGTGGAGTCCTTCCGTTTTCTGCTCCCGTTACCATATCGATAAGCGACCCAAACGTAGATGACGACAACCCAAACTCAGAACAAGTCTTCATGACgtcacaccaacatgacccacccGGCTCAGCCTGCCAGAGCCACAAACCAAATGATGCGGACATTGTACCCTGTACCCACACAGTATGGAAGGCCGTTTCCGccacattaaaagaaaaaaagtttgctTAATTGCGACCTTATTTCTCACAGTCGAGCCTTTATTCAAAGTCAGAATTATGAGAAATAAAGTCACAACTGCAAGAAATAAAGTCACAACTGCAAGAAATAAAAGTCACAACTGCAAGAAATAAAGTCACAACTGCAAGAAATAAAGTCACAACTTAAAGAAATAAAGTCACAACTGCAGGAAATAAAGTCACAATTGCAAGAAATAAAGTCACAGCTGCAAGAAATAAAGTCACAACTGCAAGAAATAAAGTCACAACTGCAAGAAATAAGTCACAATTGCAAGAAATAAAGTCACAACTGCAAGAAATAAAAGTCACAATTGCAAGAAATAAAGTCACAACTGCAAGAAATAAAAGTCACAATTGCAAGAAATAAAGTCACAACTGTAAGAAATAAAGTCACAACTGCAAGAAATAAAGTCACAACTGCAAGAAATAAAGTCACAACTGCAAGAAATAAAGTCACAACTGCAAGAAATAAAAGTCACAACTGCAAGAAATAAAGTCACAACTGCAAGAAATAAAGTCACAACTTAAAGAAATAAAGTCACAACTGCAGGAAATAAAGTCACAATTGCAAGAAATAAAGTCACAACTGCAAGAAATAAAGTCACAACTGCAAGAAATAAAGTCACAACTGCAAGAAATAAGTCACAATTGCAAGAAATAAAGTCACAACTGCAAGAAATAAAAGTCACAATTGCAAGAAATAAAGTCACAACTGCAAGAAATAAAAGTCACAATTGCAAGAAATAAAGTCACAACTGTAAGAAATAAAGTCACAACTGCAAGAAATAAAGTCACAACTGCAAGAAATAAAGTTACAACTGCAAGAAATAAAGtcacaattgcaaaaaaaaataaagtcaCAACTGTAAGAAATAAAGTCAGATTGTAAGAAATAAAGTCACAACTGCAAGAAATAAAGTCACAACTGCAAGAAATAAAGTCACAACTGCAAGAAATAAAGTCACAACTGCAAGAAATAAAGTCACAATTAAGaaaatttgcttttattaatgTGGCGGAAATGAGTTTCCATACACACGGAGTACCTGATCTGAGGGAAACAGCTTCGGGCTGTTACTGGGAAACATCTCACCTGTAATTCTGACTCTCCAAATCATCCAACGAtctgaaaacaaaaaacagaaaagaaaaagaactgATGAATATCagacagataaataaataaaacacagataaatagGCACATTTTAACACGTGATGTCAACACTGCTACAACAGCCACGCTTCTTTTAACccagatccatccattatccagaccacttatcctgctctcagggtggcggggatgctggagcctatcccagcagtcattaggcggcaggcgggcagacaccctggacaggccgacagtccatcacagggcccatacacacacacacattcacacacacacacacacacattcacacctagggacaattcagtacggccgattcacctgacctacatgtctttggactgtgggaggaaaccggagcaccaggaggaaacccacacagacacggggtgaacatgtaaactccacacagaggacgacccgggacgacccacaaggttggactaccccggggctggaacccaggacccttAGGCGGCCACGTTAACCACTATGCCACCATACCACATAAACCCAGATAACATCGCAGAGGACACCTTTCTGTCCCAGTTACCCATTTAACtcatactggtgtgtgtgtgtgtgtgagagagcgagccaATTAGAAAAGCCGAAACGCCATCAGACTTCAGCCTCTCACTCTTCAAGACGATCAGAGGAAATGTTCATTGATGGTTCTTCACCTCCACAGCCGGAGACAGCTGGAGACAGAGGCTGTGAACAAGTTAAAGAGGACTTACTCCAGGCTGCTGATCTTGCTGTGGAAGTGTCTGACATGGAGGAAGTCCAGCAGAACCTGCGGCACCTCCTCATTCTGGTCCAGGACCTCCTGCCAAAACAGACCAAAGCCACCATTGAAAACAGATCGTCACACTGATGGAGGAAAGCCGACTCAAGTCAGCCAACATGTCTGCATTCGGGTTTCCCGTGTCTGCTGTAAACCatactgtacatgtgtatatgACATCAAAAACTGTGAAACGGGAGTGAGTCGCCTTTCAGTCATTATGAAGAACCTGCCGTACCGTTCCTCCAGATGTGGAGACACAACAACAAACTGAGCACAAGAGAACAAAATCATTTCTTCTGGTTTATTTCAGTCAACATTTACATGCCTGTGTCTTACAGGCTGTTTTACTGCTGTGTGGCTTTTGTACTGACATATCCATTTCTCATTTCCCaataaattattatttttttccttttgtaccccccccccttttctccccaattgtgtgcaaccaattactccacttttccgagccatcccggtcactgctacaccccctctgctgatccggggagggctgcagactaccacatgcctcctcccatacacgtggagtcaccagccacttcttttcacctgacagtgaggagtttcaccagggggacgtagcacgtgggaggatcacgctattccccccagttccccctccccccatgaacaggtgccctgaccgaccagatgaggcgctagtgcagcgaccaggacacatacccacatccagcttcccacctgcagacacggccaattgtgtctgtagggatgctggaggtaacaccaggattcgaaccggcgagccccatgttaggcaacagaatagatcgctacgctacccagacgcgtaaaatgtcattaaaaaaaaaaacatgaactgTTATTTATGGGCGCGTCTAGCATGTAATCTATGTATTCTTTTAACAATAAAGGCAGAATAAGAAATGTATGAATAAATTAACTTTTGATGGAGGATGTGCTGGTGCTCAACTCCGCCTAATGACACGTGAGATGCTATGTGGCAGTACTGAGACCCAGACTGCCCCAGCCCGATCGAACCCCTGTTTATTACCCATGTAAAAAGTCAGCTCCTCTGACAGCCGTGGTATAGTTCAGGACCAAGTCATTGCTTTCCGAGTCACAAACGAGTCTCAAGTCTTGTCactcaagtctcaagtcaagactGACAAGTCCCGAGTCCTAAACTTTGAGTTTCAAGTCCTATGCGCTCCTCATCAAACTTACTGCCATTTAAAACTTAACTGATTCATATTTAATATACTGAATTTATGCAAATCATGAACGCTTTTTAAATTGTGTCTTTATTTGGGGCTCATAAGAGTGGACAAGTGGAGCTGATCTAACTGATCTAACGATTTAGGCCTTACTCCTTCATTCTGGTCTCGCCGGTAAACTGAACACAACGGCCATGTTTGGACTCAAGGATGGATGACTTCCTCGTTAGAAAGACACTGACGGGGCGTcttggtggcgtggcggtctacttcgttgcctaccaacacggggatcaccagttcgaatccctgtgttacctccggcttggtcgggcgtcctacagacacagttgatcgtatctgcgggtgggaagccgggtgtgtgtgcgtcctggtcgctgcactagcgagcCATGTcgttcccctccctccctccaaagAGGTCAGATGTCAGATTTGTCCCCgtctttgctcaagggcacatggGCCTGGTCAGGTACTGGTTGCCATAGTGACACAAACCATTCTGAAGCCTCACCTGGACGTAGTCCTCCAGGTCCTGTCTCCTCTGCTCCTCGGGTTTGATCCTCAGGTGAGGGCTCCGCTTGCTGGGGAAGTCCGGAGTCGACACAATCTTCCTGAGCTGgcgagaaaacaaaacaaacctgaCAGAATGAGGACGAGTCCCCTGCAGGCCTCGAATACACAGATGTTCTATGACTGACAATTTGCTAATAATGAATTGTCAGTCACAATAATGACTGACACAGCTATCCACCAATCAGTGCTTAGTCTTCACTTAGCGGCACgggggcccagtggtcagcactgttgcctcacagcaagaaggtcctgggttcgaacaccaggCCGTCCCACGTtctttctgcgtggagtttgcatgttctccccgtgtctgcgtgggtttcctcccaccatcaaaaagacatgcatgctagggttaatactcctgcctgtgcccctgagcaaggcagtggaaagaagaagtggagctgATCCCCGGGTGCAGGATGGGTTACATCAGAGCACATGGCAGTGTAACCAAAtcactgtacaatgacaaaaataaagcggctttctttctttctcgtcAGCCTCCGCCTCCTCCGACATCAGAGATTCTATTGGTTGTTGAACGCCATCCTGCGATCGCCGCTCACTTGCAGATGGTGAGAAACCCATCTTTTCATGCAATAACGAGATGTACAACGTTATCCAACATGTTGGAACAGGACACGTTGCTAACCAGAGCACATACAGACGACAGGTGTTGTGCGCCTACCTTCCTGTGGAGGTCCTGGAATTTGCCGTGGCTTCTCAACACATAATGTTGTCTTCCATTGTATAAGACCTCCACCTTGTAGAGCTGcagaggagaaggagggagggggagagaggagagcagaTATACCGTAAAATGAGCTACTTTGAATTCTCTAATTATGATGAAACAAGGTTtgctgggcgtctgggtggtgtggcggtctattccgttgcctaccaacacggggatcaccggttcgaatccctgggttaccgctggcttggttgggcgttgactacagacacaattggctgtgtctgggaagccggacgtgggtatgtgtcctggtcgctgcactagcgcctcctctggtcagttggggcgcctgttcaggggggagggggaactgggggggaatagcgtgatcctcccacgtgctacgtccccctggtgaaactcctcactgtcaggtgaaaagaagtggctggtgacaccacatgtatgggaggaggcatgtggtagtctgcagcacctccccggatcagcagaggaggtggagcagcgaccgggacggctcagaagagtggggtaattggccaagtacaactggggagaataagggggggggttaaaaaaaccccagaaaccccccccccccaatgctttAACAGATGCAGAACAGATGGAATATAAAGAAAAAGGATGAAGGCGATTTTGCTGTCATTCTCCTATTCAGCCACTAGAGGAACCACTGATTACATGAATAACCGTGGGCCAACTTGGCAGGTCAGGATTATTCCTTTGTTTTAATATTTTTTCTTCCTCTCCTGGCTGGAACCTTTGCTTCGTTTTATCCTATACTCTTCATTTGTCTTTCCTTTTTTTACTGAGAGCAAGGCAGACGTGACGGACgtgcagaaaaacaaaacaaaacaaaacatgtcttTCCATTTTTCAGAGAACGTACAAACCCCATCCTCCCAAATCCTGGGTAGCGCATCCCAGTCTGAGAAAAATACATAAATATTAACGACggcgatgataataataataataataataataataataaacaaataagTAAATATTTAAACAAGAGGAAAAGGAAGTGGAGTTCGTTTCCGAGTGAGTTTCCTATAGAACTAAATGAAGTGGTCATGTTGGACGGAGCGTCATCAGGCAACACTCGTCAGGGAGGGGTTTTAGTCTGCTGAGGTAAGACATGACTGGGTGTCAAGTGCAGTAAGTCTTGACACTTTTTGGTCCAGTTCTGGAGACCCTTGCTGAATTCTCTGAAAACTCCGGCCACACAAAACTTGAAGCCAACTCTCTACTTCAGCAAATAGAAACGGACAAAAAAACCCAGTGCTTCTTCCTTTCACGTTCAGCAAATTGCTGTAAATGAGCGACTGCACCTCTAAGGCCTTGCAGTCCTCCATCATATCAGGTACAGAAGGCACTGATCTCACTGAGCGTCTTCGGGAGAGCGACAGTACGTCCAGGCACACAGAAAACGGCTTTGATCTGATGAAGAAACATGGAGCTCTGAGCTGGGTCGTCACGGAGTCTTGGAAGAGGAACTTGCCAGCTAGACTGGGAGATACGCAGGTGGAATCCACCGTGGGTGAAACAGCACGTGTACAGGACAACTCAGACCTGGAAAATATGTGGAGTGATACACTCGTCAGGCAGATCATGGAACTGAACACCCGTTTTAAGGTGGACACGTACGGGTTTATGAGAGCCGCTGCTGCTTGCTGGCCTTGGTCCAACGCCTTTGGTGACAAGGCAGTTTTCCATCTGATAAAAACATATCAGGGTATCAATGATGACATAAAGACTGAACCGTTTGTCCCTGCTCTGCTTTGAAAGAGAACTAACTGACTCATTGActtgtggattgtcaccttgtcgtggtggagaagctcgcatgctcctgagatcccgagagcattGCCATCTGGAGCAATGCTCTTGGTGGTGTCACCCATGGCGGTAAAGTCAagagggaggtccctgacaagaagcaatccaaccaaga
The window above is part of the Lampris incognitus isolate fLamInc1 chromosome 6, fLamInc1.hap2, whole genome shotgun sequence genome. Proteins encoded here:
- the snx22 gene encoding sorting nexin-22, producing the protein MIQVSIPSLQREVDESGKLRKLYKVEVLYNGRQHYVLRSHGKFQDLHRKLRKIVSTPDFPSKRSPHLRIKPEEQRRQDLEDYVQEVLDQNEEVPQVLLDFLHVRHFHSKISSLESLDDLESQNYRYQSPHQRVMGYFADPYISDGTSDLPDVVVDGVLQGFYPRDTTVRFTACTKPSPPSLTGPAPNPVLPV